In the Uranotaenia lowii strain MFRU-FL chromosome 1, ASM2978415v1, whole genome shotgun sequence genome, CATTAAATTTCTTAGGTATTCTCTAGAGTTTCCTCAAGAACACTTCAGAGTGCCCACTTCCCAGGAAAACTCCTACTAAGAGGCTCTCGAAAACTCCAAACCTCCACCAGTAATTTTCCAGAGTCTCATTACaatgtttttcagattttaggaACTAAACGGGGTTCCCCCAGATTTTCCTTAAGCATTCTCCAAAGCCAAAGCAACTACTGAATGTCCACTCAGAAACTCAACAGATTCCTCTCAGAAACTCTTCGCAATACCTCTTAAAAACACAAGATTACTCTGAGAAAACCTTCAGAATTTTCTTGTAAGTCCTTAAGGGTGTCTTTAGGAACTCCCCAGTGTCTCCTCAGGAACTCTCAAGATATCTCTCAAGAATTTTCTGGAATATCTGTAGAAACTTTCCCAACGGTCATAAGGATTCTTTTTTAGATCCTCTTCAGGAAATTTTCGGAATTTCCTTGGGAACCCTATGGGGTTCCCTTAGGAACATTTCAGGATGCCCAGTAAAACTCCCCAGAGTAAACTAATGAACTTTCAAGATTTCTCCCAGGATTCTCTCAAAAACTCTTCAAACCCCCACCAGTAACTTTCAAGTGTCTCATTAGAATGTTTTTCAGAGTTAAGGAACTGATCGGGGTTCCTCCAGATTTTTCTCCCCTCCAGAGTGTCCCCTCTGAAACTTTCAAGAGTCCTCCCAGAAACTCTTCACAGTACTTCTTAATAACCATAGATTTCTCAaagaaaacctttaaaattttcttatgagtCCTGACGGGTGTCTTCAGAAACTCCCTACAGTCTCCTCAGGAACTCTCAAGATATCTCTCAAGAACTCTCTGCAGGTTTCTAGATATCTCCCAACGGTTATAATATGGAAGTTTCAGATCCTGTTTAGGAAGTTTTCAGAGTCTCCTCAGAAACATAAAAGAGTTCTCTAAGGATTTGTTCTTAGTCCCCCTACTTTCCAGAGTTTACTTAAAAAAACCTGTAGGGTTCTCTCATGAACACTTAAGAATTCCTTAGAAACTCTCAAAATTCCCCTGAAAAATCCTTCGgaaaatatctcagttattcTCAAAAGTTCCCTTAGGAACACTTCAGGTTGCCCTGAAAAACTCTCTAGAGTCTCCTCACAAACACTTAGGAACTCTCCTGATTTGTCTCAGGAATTCTACAGAGTTCGTTCAGAAACTCTTGAGTGTCTCCTCAGAAACTCTCCAGAGTTCCTCATGAGAGTTCCTCGGATCTATCCAGAGTCCTTCAATAACTCTCCAGAGTCCTCCAATTAACTCCGAAGTCCCTTATTTACCTTCCAAAGTCTACTAAAAATTCTCTAGGATCTTTTTAGGAACTCTTCAGAATTCCTTAGAAACTTCCAAGATTTTACTGAAGAACTATGGAACCTTATCTTGGATTCCTTTATAAACACTTTAGGGTACCCAGTAAAACTCTCCAGAGTCAACCCACAAACTTCCAAAATAGAAATCTCAGTAACTCTTCAGAGTCTCCCAAAAACATTCTTGAGTCTCATCAGGAGCTCTCAAGATTTCCATGAGAAATCTTTCAAAacggtcatttttatttttcggagtCTTCTTAGAAAGTTAACAGTATTCAACAGAGCTCGATTGGGTTCTCATAGAAACTCTCAAGATTTCCCCCAGGAATTCTCAAGATTTCTTCCAAAAACTCTCGATTATCCCATCAGAAACTCTCAGGAGCTCTCCAggttttgcttaaaaattcttcaagatCTTCTTTAGAACACTTTAGAATTCCTTAGAAATTCTCAAGATTCCCCTGAAATTTCCTAGAAATCCTCAAGAGTTCTCTCAGGAACACTTCAGGATGCCCAGTAAAACTCGCCGAATCAACtcatgaattctaaattttttctcTGGGAAGTCtatcgaaatttttacaaactCGTACCAGTAATTTTCCTGAGTCTCAGTAAAATACTTTCAGAGTTCAGGAACTCAGATTTTCCTCAGGCATTATTCAAAGTCCTCTTGGAAACTACTGAGTGTCCCCTTAAAAACTTTCCTGAGCCTTCTCAGAAATTCTTCACAATACCTCTTAATAACTCAAGATTTCTCTGAGAAAtccattagaatttttttaagagtcCTTATGGGTGTCTTCAGAAACTCATCAGAGTCTCCTCAGGAAATCCCAAAATATCTCTCAAGATCTTTATAGAGTTTCTACAGGTTTCAGTAGGAATTCCAGCggtcataaaaatttttttagagcgtctttggcaagttttcagattttctccgGGAAATTTGCAGGGTTCCCTTAGGAACTCTGAAGATTTTGCTCAGGAATTCTCCCAAATTCTTTCAGAAGCCCTTGAGTGTATCCTCAGGAACTCCTCAGAGTCCTCTCAGGCACTCTCCAGAGACCTTCAGAAACTTTTTAGAGTCTACTTAAAAAATCTCCAGGGTTATCTCAGGAACAATTCAGAATTTCTCAGCAACTCTCAAGATTCCCCTGATGAATCCTTAAGAAAATTACTCAGTGATCCTCAAGAGCTCCCCTAGGAACACTTCAGGATGTCCTGTAAAACTCACCAGAGTCTTTTCACGAACACTTAGGAACTCCCTCGATTTATTTCAGGAATTTTCCAGGTTTCCCAACGgtcatatgaaatttttcagagCCTTTTTGGGGAGTTTTCAGAATTACCTCGGGAACTCAACTCTCCAGATTTTCCTCAGGAATTTTCCAGAGTTCTTTCCAAAACTCTTGAGTGTTCCCTCAGAAACTCTCCAGAGTCCTTTCAGATACTCTCCAGAGTCCCTCAGTAACTTTAAAGAGTCTACTTAAAACACAAGAACACTAAAGAATTCCTAAGCAACTCTCAAGATTCCCCTGAAGaatctttctaatttttttgagttatccTCAAGATTCCTTACCAAAACTTCAGGGTACCCTGTAAAACTTCCCAGAGTCTCCTCACGAACACTTAGGAAATCTCCCGATTCCCCTCAGGAATTTTCCAGAGTTCTTGCATAAACCCTTGAATGTCCTCTAAGAAACTCTCCAGAGTCCATTAGTTCCTTACCAGAGTCTATCAGTAACTCTCCAGAGTTCCTCAATTACTCTCCAGAGTTCCTCAATAACTCTTCAGAGTCCTCTCAGTAATTCTTCAAAATTCCTCAGTTATCCTCCAAGGTCTATTTAAAAATTCGTCAGAATATCTTTGAAACTTCAAGATTTCACTGAGGAactataaaatattttcttagacATCCTCGAGAGTTCCCTTAGGAACACTTTAGGGTACCCAGTAAAACTCCCAAGAGTCTTCTCACGAATACTTAGTAACCCTCCCGATTTCTTTCAGGAATTCTCCAGGTCTTCAGGTTTTTCAGAGCCTCTTTgggaagtttttaaaattttcttggaaTCTCCACTCTGCAGAATTTTCTCAGGAAAAGAGTTCTTTCCAAAACTCTTGAGTGACCCCTCAGAAACTCTCCAGAGTCCTCTCAAGTACTCTTCAGAGTCTCTCAGTAACTTTCTAGAGTCTACTTAAAGAATTCTCTCAGGAAGGCTTCAGAATTCCTTAGCAACTCTCAATACTCCCTTGAAGAATCCTTCggaaaatttctcagttttttaAAGAGTTCCCTTAGGAACACTTTAGGGTGCCCTGTATAACTTCCCGAAGTCTCCTCACGAACACTTAGGAAGTCTCCCAATTTCCCTCAGGGTTTCTTCAGAGTTCGTTCAGAAACTTTTGAGTTGCCCCTCAAAAACTCTCAAGAGTCCCTCAGTTCCTTACCAGAGTCTTTTAGTAGCTTTTCAGAGTCCCTCAGTAGCTCTCCAGAGTCCTCTCAGTATCTCTCCAAAGTCTCTCAGTAGCTCTCCAGAGTCCTTCTTAATAATTCTCCAGGATCCTTTTAAGAACTCTGCAGAATTTCTTAGAAACTCTCAACATTCCCCTGAGGAACAATAGAATATTTTCTTAGTTATCCTCAAGAGTTCCCTCAGGAACACTTTATGGTACTAGTAAAACTCCCCAGAGTCATCTCACGAACAGTTAGGAACCCTCCAGATATCTCTCAGGAACTCTCCAGAGTTCGTTCATAAATCCTAGAGTGTTCCTTTTGAAACTCCCCAGAGTTCCTCAGTAACTCTCCAGAGTCCTCTCAGTAGCTCTCCAAAGTCCCTCAGTAACTTCCCAGAGTCTTCTTTAAAATTCTCCAGTAAACTCTTGAGCACTGTTCAGAATTTCTTGGAGACTTCCAAGATTTCAATGAGGAACTATAGAACATTTTCATAGATATCCTAAAGAGTTCCCTAAGGAACACTTTATTGTCCTAAAACTCCCCAGAGTCAACCCACGATCTTTCAAGATAGAAACCTCAGGAGTTTTCCAGACTCCCTACAAAAACTCTCCAAACCCCCATCTGGAATTTTTAAGAGTCTCCTCACAGATTCGTCAAATATTCAACTGGATCTCCTTAGGaatatttcagaattatttgGAGACTCTTGTACAGAGTACCATAAGTTCTGCGAACTCTCCTCTCCCTTTTGAGTCTTTTGTTGATGAATTTGGTGTTTGAActtaaattaatcttttttaaaattgaaaaagacaGGAATTTAATGGTAGTAGAGTGAAGTcctaaaatttgtcaatttatgaTGATACTACGTCAtcataaattgacaaatttaaggGCTTCACTCTAATaccattatcatcacatatacAGGtacattaaaaacaataaaattaattgtGATCCCATTTTAATGAACTCAGCAATAAAATTCAAtctcaaattctcaattttgttcATAGACGCCATGTGCATAAGAACGTCTTATCGAGAACCTGGTGGCATGGCTAAAAGATTTTCACCGCCAAAAGAAAATAACGAATATAAGCAATTAGTTCCAAGCGATTGCGCTGGCTAGCCGTCATCGATGTTGAGCAATTGTTCAACGTTCGATAAAATAAGAAAGCTCTAACTACCCTGGTAATTGCTCAGTTGTAAAACAAGTCTCATTCCCTTAGTTGATCGGCGTCCTGGCTGCTAGCTACGACCTCGTGATGCCATCCGGTGTCAGCTGTAGAAACGTTCcgtttttggccattctgatcGGAGTGATTGTGGTTGTTGCAATCCTTCTGACGATTCCGTTCCTTTTTCACAATAAGCTGCGATCCGTGTTCCGAGGGGCGGTGGCTTCCAATGCCCCGGAGTGTGCCGGCATTGGCGAACAGATTCTTCGAGATGGAGGATCGGCGGCTGACGTGGCAATTGCGGTGATGGTTTGTGAGGCTGTGACCTGTCCGGAAAGTTCCGGACTGGGTGGTGGATTCGTGCTGACCTACTATCATAAGGAGAGCGATACGGTTGAGGTATTGGACGCTAGACCGGTTGCCCCAAAGGCTGCCCACAAGGATATGTTGAAGGGAGTTGACGAAGATAGCCTGAGCTATAAGGCATTGAGCGTGGGGGTTCCGGGGAGTGTCAAGGGATACTGGGAGCTTCATAAACGTTACGGAAAACTTCCTTGGAATAAGTTGATCGAGCCGAGCATTCGACTATGTGTGAATGGCTTCAACGTCACAAATCATCTCgggatttggttgaagaagatGAAGAACACCATACTGAGTTCAACATCTCTGAGGGAACGGTTTGTGAATCCCTATCGTGAGGATGTTTGGACGGAAGGCGAGGTCATTACTGATCATGTTCTAGCTGAAACTTTAGACTCCATCTCTCTCGGAGAATACGTTTTGTACTCGGAAAATGGACCCTTACTAGCTAATTTGATAGATGACCTGAGTCTTTTTGGAAGTATTTTAAGAAAGGAGGACTTCACCGAGTATAGGTAAGTTTAATTAGATGAAAGTGGGATTCCAGAAACTAATGGCGTCATTTCACCAGCGTCAAATGGTCCGAGCCTGTATCGATGGCTTTACCCGAACAGAAAACCCTTTACAGTCCGGATCTTCCAGAGGGAGGACCTTTGCTCGTTCACATACTAAAAGTGCTTGAAAGTTTCGAAGATCTTATTCTGGACGAGGCCACTTCGTGGCATCGAATGGTGGAAGCGTTTAAATTTGCCTTTGGTGCAAGTTCTCACCTTGGAGATCCTGATTTCCATCCAATCTTACATCAATTATCTCGCAACCTAACAAACGAAGAATACGCCCATGAAATCCGTCGTCAAATCATGGACGATCGCACCTTTAACGACACTGCGCACTACGGAGCAGTCAACGAACCCGTCAGAAACCGGGACTCTTCCCACATTTCGGTTCTAACACCAGACGGCGATGCTGTATCCGTTACGAGCTCCATCAATGAGAAGTACCTCATTTTAGAATCCATCTCCTAAACCTTTCACAAACATATAAAAGTAACCTCTCCCaatctttcttttaagtttCGGTTCAACCTTAAGGTCTCCTCGTACCGGTATCATTTTGAACAACGCGCTAACTGAATTTACCGATGCCGCCGCGAATCAAATTCAGCCCAAGAAGCGTCCGATGAGATCGGCTTGTCCAACGATCGTCGTAGACAATTCAGGTCACGTGCGCCTAGTGGTCGGATCTGCCGGCGGAACTTCGATGATTACTTCAACGGCACAGGTCATTTATAGGCATGTGTTAGGCGGCCAGCCTTTGCGGGAAACCCTTCTAGCACCCCGGGTCCATCACCGACTTGTTCCGATGGATCTGCTTTACGAGAAGACGCTTCCGGAAGAGATCGTTAGCCAGCTGGCCGAGCGAGGTCATAAGCTGGTGCAGGTTTCGAGGATCGGATCAGTGACGGCCATCTCTTCGACCGGAGATGGGAAGATTTGGGCAGCTTACGATCCCCGAAGATCAGGTGGCGCCATTGCAGTGTACGATCGGGAGTGGTACACTTTGTATGGGCAGTGATTCCCATGCAGAAGTAACTTATTAATTAACATACATCAGTGATCAAGTGTATTAAAGCGGTACAAAAAATTGCTACCATCacaaaacatagaaattttttcgaaatcataAACCTCAAAACTTCCAACAGCCCATGGTGCAACAATGAACACCACgtttaaacttttgattgaaatcgAAACGCGGCCGTGAAACTTTCGCTTTTAAACGaagttttttcttcatatttgctCTCAGAAGTGGTGTGCTATTTGCCTTTCCCGGTAATTGTTTTGGCAGCCGTCCATTAATATTGATTCGGTTTTCAGGTCCTTTTTTGGTCGATGGGAGTTACGTGATGAACTTTGTACTCCGATTGTACTCATGCATTCCGATTGTGGCAATCaagtttgtgaattttttttcaaaaattgaaaaactgactgcttttttcaaataaaattgagcTTGAGAAAAAGCGGTGTAATGCGTTCAGGCgatgatttttttacatatatGTAAATAGATGTATACATCCtctgaacaaaaaaacaatgtcCGTACAccactgttttaaaaataaaaacgcttagAAAAGGTAGTTATCAAACACAATTGCTAAGAAGCAACTGCatgattgcatttttttatcatttttcacataaaaataccagttcataatttttatttcatttaagatAATGAGTTTTCAGAATCTCGTTAGAAATTGTTCTTATTCTAGTGCTTAAACTGATCTATTTTCCTAATTTGTCCTAATATTTTATCTAAACCTTCAGGGATTGTTCCTTGtgcaattcaaaataatttcaacttaattatttaaaaaatatatggaaaagtTAAGTTTTTGAAGTTATCTGGTCTTGGATTTATAATGACtacacagtaaatgaaaattaccgagttcggtaatttttttaccgaaatcctaacatgtgtaaatcgttaaactgttcggtagttttttcggtaaaaaataaacgaacatcggtaaatcgattcttcatttaccgatgttcgtttattttttaccgaaaaacttaccgaacagtttaacgatttacacatgttaggatttcggtaaaaaaattaccgaactcggtaattttcgtttactgtgtagcaTAAATTACCTTTTTTCCCAAACATGATTGTTCTGTTTTTTGTCTTCGGCTTTGTTAaaccgcagacaccagatacccagactgatcagtggcgcttgaatccagacaactacaagtcgcccagaatcatacgccatctgtcggggcatcgtgaaactactgtgcttcaccaagaaaataaattacacctgataattaacaagccaaatgaaaaccgtcttgattgaatcacctattagtatttgaaattctatctcaaatattttcattatcgtttttgtcttcaatgttaattgtttactttaatttactgGATCATAATAAGAGACTGTTGACAATGATTGTTGAtcgattgagataaaaaaaaaattcttgaaaaacttgaattctaatttatcttaactgtttcttggctcgtacctagaaaggtttgaggagtgaaataagttattgacatatattgaataatatttaaatgtgatGAATGTATTGATAAGATCTTtaatcctatttgccgctggaagtgttcgtgatataatgctgctagtttcaataaaacttataaatttttggaaaaataacctcAGAAACGACCGTGTTTGTCGACTGGGTATTTTTCCATGCTcaaatgtgcgtgagaaatgtcaaaaaacaactGTAATGACCATTTCGCGTGAGCtatcattacgtcgtatgaaatatcttgaaaattcacagaaacttgcttcaaaagttatcaaaacatcttcaaaatttgtatttcacatataaaatatgttgtccaggctacaaacattctaaatggaaagaagttgctacTAGTTTaagtaaatttatgttttatttctcgtaataaaactgtttgtttacattttgtttcatacgacgtaatgaaagctcacgcgagattttggcataattctggactggactggaaaattaaccttaaaagcgaccatgtttttagacttttttcctCATCTTAATCCGTACACGAGAACAAGTGCGCGTGAGAAATGTCtacttaaaaatcttttattcgtaaaaaaaaatggttgaaaaaccgcactgaatttggaatatctcaaaaagtatgtttcaaatccatttctctttttttccgaatttttttcacctttgacattcaatcaaattcattgattcaaagttttgttaaaaccatatttcgaaaGTTATTAATTTGCTAAATGAATCCAATCTTTATAAAacgttaattttgaataagggtcattttaatgttccttaACCGATGCCCAGTAAATTAGAAATAATTTGGCTGTAACTAAACTTATAtatcgatttcaatgcttttccacacCACCAATACGAATTCTGAATGGTAAAAGATCAGtactatcttgatgcaaacgaaagtcatttttattttcttgtcgttttatggaatgtcaaatatcgtatggctgtgtgagtgaattcatttaatgttttgattttgatgtgacgaattcacgtttgttttattttacccatggataaaatcaattacacgtGCGACATTCAAAAAATGGTTCCAAGTTTAACCGAAAacataattatgaaaaaataacttaacaacagaacaggaaaagctaagctattcttactaaacagactcggataattgagattgtttgtcaagaatcatcattatgtcaaccaacgcactttgttagaaattgtactaaatttgcagGAAAATGCATCATCTCGAAGCCAAAAATATTAGTTTCACAACTGCCTCTTCCAGTGGGCGGTAAAAGGGCTAGTTTGATAATCAAGTTTagttagatattttgaaaagaagacatttctcgaatgtgactaaatttttcaaagaaaagaaagttttaggatttattggagaaaacagtaaataaaaatctcataccgtttttttttgtagatggCGACTTAACGGTATATTTCGTTGTTGCGATTTTCATTAAGCTTCATCTGTTAACAGAACATTgcttacaaattttgtaaatatcacctcttcttttgttttattcagtttttgtaaacctcTATAAATGCGGCAATTCGGCTAGGTGAAGGGTTTTTTAGAAATTCTAACTGAAAcagattgttcaacaaaattttgtaagaatttcgttcattcaactgatttaacagttctaaacagtaatgaaatttaaagccacattcaatatactgtagttttgtaatatacaatcagtggaatgtttttacgatgtcattttttgttttctcaacaagtcctagatcgttttataactatttacaaataattgggtttgtcacaatatttttctactcgggaaacttgaacttacccttgacggaggtttcggggttaacgaaatcttgcagttcaaagtgatcttcacaaatgaagccaaagatgtcataaaatggttatttttcaaccataacgcaataaggaagtggtgcagaaaatctcaagttttcattcaattttcatttctgtcgaagtcgatgtattttttataagctttatggttgaattctaaccacattTGGTTAATGCGCTCCAATTCAAAAACGATTCTTCagtggttttcgaaatatatagtgttatttttttctatcaaaagtaggtaatcaaaaacgaccgtgttcatcgctagatgtaaaaaaaacaaatagcacaatgcaaatgtgtgtgtgatatatcgagatttttccttttgtgtaTGTTGCCGTTAGTTccacgataacccgtagatagcgctgcggaacaagcgccaaaatcagccttcagtggtcagtctgggtatctggtgtctgcggttAAACATAGAAGGAAGGAAGTGCCCAAGATAAAGTTGAGGAGGTCTTTGGAATATTATATTTGGATTGTCAGAATTCTGGACTAAATGTAGAAGCTTGGAAAATTCTCGAAGTGTATACTATAGACGGCACAACCATGCAACTTTATATCAGAACAACTTTGAGTTGGATTACAAATATGGTACACGATGTTGAGAATCGGGGAAtgctatcaggtatcagaatgggggtaggcttaatagcggcacgttatctaAACATACGGGAACATTGTGCCTATTTTACAATTACACTTGGTGACccaaaaaacatcgaaaaaatatatgggagcaaaaagtcattttttgcagcggtcttatGTACATGTTACACACATACCGCCTTTATTCTACTGAATTAAACACTTTAGCTTTATCTCATGATGGTAGAACCTTTGGAtatcagtgattgaaatcctcacccatttcctcatcagaggcattcaaaaaacACGCTCTGAGGCCTCGCATAAGTGTTGCCACATCCAAATCTGTACCGctcatggaaaaaaattttttcatctgtACCGAAAACTCAAACATCTGTACCGAAGAAAACAAAGTTCTGTATTCAGTTTGTTGATatgtgaatattttgttctcttatttttaatcttaaaaaagaaagatactttgggggcatccataaattacgtaacgctcctagggggggggggggga is a window encoding:
- the LOC129739773 gene encoding glutathione hydrolase 1 proenzyme-like, which encodes MPSGVSCRNVPFLAILIGVIVVVAILLTIPFLFHNKLRSVFRGAVASNAPECAGIGEQILRDGGSAADVAIAVMVCEAVTCPESSGLGGGFVLTYYHKESDTVEVLDARPVAPKAAHKDMLKGVDEDSLSYKALSVGVPGSVKGYWELHKRYGKLPWNKLIEPSIRLCVNGFNVTNHLGIWLKKMKNTILSSTSLRERFVNPYREDVWTEGEVITDHVLAETLDSISLGEYVLYSENGPLLANLIDDLSLFGSILRKEDFTEYSVKWSEPVSMALPEQKTLYSPDLPEGGPLLVHILKVLESFEDLILDEATSWHRMVEAFKFAFGASSHLGDPDFHPILHQLSRNLTNEEYAHEIRRQIMDDRTFNDTAHYGAVNEPVRNRDSSHISVLTPDGDAVSVTSSINENFGSTLRSPRTGIILNNALTEFTDAAANQIQPKKRPMRSACPTIVVDNSGHVRLVVGSAGGTSMITSTAQVIYRHVLGGQPLRETLLAPRVHHRLVPMDLLYEKTLPEEIVSQLAERGHKLVQVSRIGSVTAISSTGDGKIWAAYDPRRSGGAIAVYDREWYTLYGQ